In Microcoleus sp. AS-A8, a single genomic region encodes these proteins:
- a CDS encoding polysaccharide biosynthesis tyrosine autokinase — METEPVSQVLSISKRGRQLQELPALDNSEVSTPPQKGMNFRPLLRTVQRKALLVIGITAAVGGGAFVWANQNIPTSYKGDFQLLVEPVTNEGKFVQPSVLTREGGQGMGQGITNLDYATQLEILRSPRILSAIYEQVKSRYPKLNYFAFSKGLAVERLASETSPEPTKILKVSYEAEDQKQVEFVLDVAAKKYLQYSLQERKTRISEGVKFIDDQLPELNARVESLQSQIQRLQQQNKLTDPKTQGDQLFTQVREINNQLAQTQRDLAEQKTLYVSLQQQLDLTPSEAIAASALSEDPNYRTLQAKIQELDNKIAEERGRFQDDNPVIQSLLAKRQNLLNLQGNESNRIVGENTGEATGNPKVEAFQNSVRIGLIQKLVESTNQIELLEVRNQALTQTKKAMERQAQIFPSIAREYNAIQGQLEIANRTREQLLTQRETLRVEAAQKQVPWELVSKPKLMTDPSGNAISSSKAKPIKIGGVLVGLLLGVGTAVGIERIRNIFYNDKELEDSIPLPMLGIIPVYKGSKKAQPAFVGSAEGTGGSYQNDPEFQKAFDSLYASIRFLFSDPPVRSLAVCSAGPEDGKSTVALNLAQTAASMGQRVLLVDANLRQPQIHERLGIPNQKGLCDLLTKKLAPNEFIQKSAVDNLFVLTTGQLQPNSTKLLGSAQMQYLMEEFQATFDLVVYDTAQFGSFMDTNFLAAHTDGILMVVAVGKTKRTLVMRVMDQLNTYRLPTLGVVANHVKRNTHIPYETGTAPEWNSGVEELPAHQTAGKWLGYNPDNFNETMS; from the coding sequence ATGGAAACAGAACCGGTCTCTCAAGTTTTATCAATTAGCAAGCGAGGCAGACAGTTGCAGGAATTGCCAGCCCTCGACAATTCGGAGGTCAGCACTCCGCCTCAAAAAGGAATGAACTTTCGTCCACTCTTGAGGACTGTCCAACGGAAAGCCCTACTGGTGATTGGCATCACGGCTGCGGTGGGAGGTGGTGCCTTTGTTTGGGCTAATCAAAACATCCCTACGAGCTACAAAGGTGATTTTCAGCTTTTAGTCGAGCCTGTAACCAATGAGGGTAAATTCGTTCAACCCTCTGTACTCACTCGCGAGGGTGGACAAGGGATGGGTCAAGGAATTACTAACCTGGACTACGCCACTCAGCTCGAAATTTTAAGAAGTCCAAGGATATTATCTGCCATATATGAGCAAGTTAAAAGCCGATATCCTAAGCTGAATTATTTTGCCTTCTCAAAAGGATTAGCCGTTGAACGCCTCGCTAGCGAAACCTCTCCGGAACCAACCAAGATTCTCAAAGTTAGCTACGAAGCGGAAGATCAAAAACAAGTTGAGTTTGTTTTGGATGTCGCCGCGAAAAAATATTTACAGTACAGCCTTCAGGAACGGAAGACTCGAATTAGTGAAGGGGTTAAGTTTATTGATGACCAACTCCCGGAGTTGAATGCGCGGGTAGAGTCTCTTCAGTCGCAAATCCAACGGCTGCAACAGCAGAACAAGTTGACCGACCCAAAAACGCAGGGCGATCAATTATTCACGCAAGTTCGTGAAATCAACAATCAACTAGCACAAACCCAAAGAGATTTAGCTGAGCAAAAGACGCTTTATGTTAGCTTACAGCAACAATTAGATCTAACACCATCGGAAGCGATCGCCGCCTCAGCGTTAAGCGAAGACCCTAACTATAGAACCCTGCAAGCAAAGATTCAGGAACTCGACAATAAGATTGCCGAAGAAAGAGGTCGTTTTCAGGATGATAACCCCGTTATCCAATCTCTACTAGCTAAACGACAAAACCTACTCAACTTACAGGGCAACGAATCCAATCGGATTGTAGGGGAGAACACAGGCGAGGCAACAGGCAATCCGAAAGTGGAAGCTTTCCAAAATTCGGTTCGGATAGGACTGATTCAGAAACTGGTTGAATCCACCAACCAAATTGAGCTTCTGGAGGTTCGCAATCAGGCGCTCACACAAACGAAAAAGGCGATGGAGCGACAAGCCCAGATATTTCCTTCTATTGCACGGGAATATAACGCGATACAGGGGCAGTTGGAGATTGCTAACCGGACACGCGAACAACTCTTGACTCAGCGAGAAACCCTGCGAGTCGAGGCGGCTCAAAAGCAAGTCCCATGGGAACTAGTTTCCAAGCCTAAGCTAATGACCGATCCTAGCGGTAACGCAATATCCAGCAGTAAAGCTAAACCCATTAAGATCGGGGGAGTCTTGGTCGGTCTGCTTTTAGGTGTGGGAACGGCTGTAGGAATAGAAAGAATCCGCAATATCTTCTACAACGACAAGGAACTGGAAGATAGTATCCCCTTGCCGATGTTAGGGATAATTCCGGTCTATAAAGGTTCTAAAAAAGCACAGCCTGCCTTCGTCGGATCTGCCGAAGGAACGGGGGGCAGCTATCAGAACGATCCGGAATTTCAGAAAGCCTTCGACTCTCTCTACGCCAGCATCCGTTTTCTGTTTTCCGATCCCCCTGTCCGTTCTTTAGCGGTTTGCTCAGCAGGGCCTGAAGATGGTAAGTCTACAGTGGCTTTAAATCTGGCTCAAACGGCAGCCAGCATGGGGCAGCGAGTCCTGTTGGTGGATGCCAATCTGCGTCAACCTCAGATCCACGAACGCTTGGGCATACCAAACCAGAAGGGACTGTGCGACCTCCTGACCAAAAAACTCGCGCCTAACGAATTCATCCAGAAATCGGCTGTAGATAATCTCTTTGTGCTGACTACGGGTCAACTCCAACCCAACTCGACCAAACTGCTGGGGTCGGCTCAGATGCAGTATCTCATGGAGGAATTCCAAGCTACCTTTGACCTGGTTGTTTATGACACAGCCCAGTTTGGCAGCTTTATGGATACTAATTTCCTGGCGGCTCATACTGATGGGATTTTGATGGTTGTTGCCGTTGGCAAGACGAAGCGTACTTTAGTGATGCGAGTCATGGATCAACTCAACACGTATCGCTTACCCACTTTGGGTGTCGTGGCAAATCATGTCAAGCGGAATACCCACATTCCTTACGAAACTGGAACAGCGCCTGAGTGGAATTCTGGTGTTGAGGAACTACCCGCTCATCAGACCGCAGGAAAATGGCTAGGATACAATCCGGACAACTTCAATGAAACGATGTCCTAG
- a CDS encoding helix-turn-helix domain-containing protein — protein sequence MSVKEKEAPDVNERPLPNSVMFVHNLLDEYGLDPYEFRIYAHAVRRTGGKLDGKYFASLSKTAEICQMSVRRVQYSLKFLCEAGFLTQEKRTGRTDEYRVTPVSQWEKPEKLESIREAVTGVRRKKTKSKGQSAKSKSSATKEPSSQQDSPEE from the coding sequence ATGTCAGTCAAGGAAAAAGAAGCTCCAGACGTAAACGAGCGACCACTCCCTAATTCAGTGATGTTCGTTCACAATCTGCTTGATGAGTATGGCTTAGATCCCTACGAGTTTCGGATCTATGCTCATGCTGTTCGCCGAACTGGCGGAAAGCTTGATGGTAAGTACTTTGCTAGCCTTAGCAAGACAGCGGAAATCTGTCAGATGAGTGTTCGCCGCGTCCAGTATTCGTTGAAGTTTCTTTGTGAGGCAGGTTTTCTAACCCAGGAGAAGCGGACAGGGCGCACAGATGAGTATAGAGTCACACCCGTTAGTCAGTGGGAAAAGCCGGAGAAGCTAGAGTCAATTCGAGAGGCGGTTACGGGGGTTAGAAGGAAGAAGACTAAGAGTAAGGGTCAATCAGCTAAATCAAAAAGTTCAGCGACTAAAGAGCCGAGTTCCCAGCAGGATTCGCCAGAAGAGTGA
- a CDS encoding ribbon-helix-helix domain-containing protein has protein sequence MARREYMLRVRLNDNEKARLQKEADRRGVSMSEVIKDYIKRLPKVQYGSVDGESLEPPRVLGYPIN, from the coding sequence ATGGCAAGGCGAGAATATATGCTTCGGGTTCGCCTGAACGATAATGAGAAAGCCAGATTGCAGAAAGAGGCAGACAGGCGAGGTGTCTCTATGTCTGAAGTGATCAAGGACTATATCAAACGTCTTCCGAAAGTTCAGTATGGGTCAGTTGATGGAGAATCATTAGAGCCGCCGCGTGTTCTGGGTTACCCCATCAACTGA
- a CDS encoding glycosyltransferase → MTIAYLVNQYPKVSHSFIRREIAGVEAMGLQVARFSIRSCSSELVDEEDKLEQELTQVVLETGKFGLLFALIRVAITRPARFWSALWLMLLVGWHSERGILRHFAYLAEACVLLRRFSDLGIAHVHAHFGTNSTTVAMLCRALGGPPYSFTVHGPEEFDKVQAIALTEKINRAAFVVAVSSFGRSQLYRWCSQDQWSKIHVVHCGVDELFLKQPHIPIPDQPRLVCIGRLSEQKGHLLLIEAASRLAALGLPFKLVFVGDGPLRPQIEALIAQYGLIDHIEITGWASSNDVQQQILASRAMVLPSFAEGLPVVIMEALALSRPVISTYVAGIPELVEPETCGWLVPPGSVEALTAAMGKALQLPVEKLDQMGRAGAERVAKQHDALLEATRLAALFPSNIEKTQASAAPPPLVKAFIPTARIN, encoded by the coding sequence ATGACAATTGCCTATCTAGTTAATCAGTATCCCAAGGTTAGCCATAGCTTCATCCGACGAGAAATTGCTGGAGTCGAGGCGATGGGTCTTCAAGTTGCACGTTTTTCAATCCGCTCGTGTAGCTCCGAACTCGTTGATGAAGAAGACAAACTAGAGCAAGAATTGACTCAGGTTGTCTTAGAAACTGGCAAATTCGGTCTTCTTTTTGCCCTAATTCGCGTTGCGATAACCAGACCCGCTCGTTTTTGGAGTGCTTTATGGCTAATGCTCCTTGTTGGCTGGCATTCAGAGCGAGGTATTTTGCGTCATTTCGCCTACTTGGCTGAAGCCTGTGTTCTTTTACGTCGGTTTTCGGACTTGGGGATAGCTCACGTTCACGCTCACTTCGGGACAAATTCAACCACTGTCGCGATGTTGTGTCGTGCTCTTGGCGGACCCCCTTACAGTTTCACTGTTCATGGTCCTGAAGAGTTTGATAAAGTTCAAGCGATCGCCTTAACCGAAAAAATCAATCGAGCCGCCTTTGTTGTAGCCGTCAGCTCCTTCGGCAGAAGTCAGCTTTATCGGTGGTGTTCCCAAGATCAGTGGTCAAAAATCCATGTCGTTCATTGTGGCGTGGACGAGCTGTTTTTGAAGCAGCCCCATATCCCTATACCCGATCAACCTCGACTAGTCTGCATTGGTCGTTTGAGCGAACAAAAAGGTCATTTGCTTTTAATTGAAGCCGCGAGTCGGTTAGCCGCCCTTGGCTTGCCGTTTAAGCTGGTATTCGTTGGCGATGGCCCCCTTAGACCCCAGATTGAAGCCTTGATTGCACAATATGGACTTATTGACCACATCGAGATTACGGGGTGGGCAAGTTCTAATGATGTGCAGCAACAGATTTTAGCCTCACGAGCTATGGTACTCCCCAGCTTTGCCGAGGGGCTGCCCGTAGTCATTATGGAAGCACTAGCCCTGTCACGTCCCGTAATCAGCACCTATGTCGCCGGAATACCGGAGTTAGTGGAGCCTGAAACCTGCGGGTGGTTGGTGCCGCCTGGATCAGTTGAAGCCTTAACCGCCGCCATGGGTAAAGCTTTGCAGTTACCCGTAGAAAAGCTGGATCAGATGGGCAGAGCGGGGGCAGAGCGTGTTGCCAAGCAGCATGATGCCTTACTCGAAGCGACGCGACTCGCGGCGCTGTTCCCCTCTAACATTGAGAAGACTCAGGCCAGCGCTGCACCGCCTCCTCTTGTGAAAGCCTTCATCCCTACGGCAAGGATCAACTGA